GTCAGGAACGAGGTCTGCAGGTTGACCGCCATCATCACCCCCAGCCAGACCGGATCCAGGCCCATCGCCAGCAGTACCGGGCCGACGATCGGCACCACCACGAAGATGATCTCGATGAAGTCGAGGATGAAGCCCAGCAGGAACATCAGCAGCATCACCACGAACATCGCGCCGAAGGCGCCACCCGGCAGGCCTTGCAGCAACCGGTGGACCAGCTCGTCGCCATGGAAGGCGCCGAACACCAGCGAGAACAGCGAGGCGCCGATCAGGATCATGAACACCATGCTGCTGACCTGCGCAGTGCCCTGCACCACCTCGCGCAGCTGGGCCAGGCCGAGCTGGCGGCGCAGCGCCGCGAGCAGCAGCGCGCCGACCGCGCCGACCGCAGCCGCCTCGGTCGGCGTGGCGATGCCGGCCATGATCGAGCCCAGTACCGCGACGATGAGCAGCAGCGGCGGCAACAGACCCGCGAGCAGCAGGCGGCCAAGGCCTGCAGCGTGGTGTTGCGCGCGCTCGGCAGACGGCATCGCCGGCATCCGTTGCGGCTGCCACCAGGCCACGGCGATGAGATACAGGATATAGACCACCACCAGCAGCAGGCCGGGAATGATCGCGCCCACGAACAGGTCGCCGACCGAAACGGTTTCTGCGGCGTAAATACCCATGCTGTTCTGCGCCTGCTGGTAGGCGGAGGACAGCACGTCACCGAGCATCACCAGAATGATGGACGGCGGGATGATCTGGCCCAGCGTGCCGGCGGCGCAGATCGTGCCCGAGGCCAGCGCCGGGTCGTAGCCACGGCGCAGCATGGTCGGCAACGACAGCAGGCCCATGGTGACGACGGTGGCCCCGACAATCCCGGTACTGGCCGCCAGCAGCATGCCCACCAACACCACCGCGATGCCCAGCCCCCCGCGCAGCGGCCCGAACAGCAGGGCCATGGAGTCCAGCAGCTGCTCGGCCAGCTTGCTGCGCTCCAGCATCACGCCCATGAACACGAACAGCGGCACCGCGATCAGGGTTTCGTTGGTCATGATGCCGAATACGCGACTGGGCGCCGCCAGCAGCTCCAGCGGATTGATCGCGCCCAGCAGCGTACCGGCGCCGGCAAAGGCCAGCGCCACACCGCCGAGCGTGAAGGCCACCGGATAGCCGAGCATCAGCGCGACGCATACGCAAGCGAACATCAGTAGCGCGAGCCACTCCATGGCTAGGCGTCCCGGCTGCCGCGCAGGCGGGCGACGAGGGACAGCGCCTGCGCCAGCGCCTGCAGCACCAGTTGCGCTGTCATCACCAGGATCAGCGTCTTGAGCA
Above is a genomic segment from Nevskiales bacterium containing:
- a CDS encoding TRAP transporter large permease subunit is translated as MEWLALLMFACVCVALMLGYPVAFTLGGVALAFAGAGTLLGAINPLELLAAPSRVFGIMTNETLIAVPLFVFMGVMLERSKLAEQLLDSMALLFGPLRGGLGIAVVLVGMLLAASTGIVGATVVTMGLLSLPTMLRRGYDPALASGTICAAGTLGQIIPPSIILVMLGDVLSSAYQQAQNSMGIYAAETVSVGDLFVGAIIPGLLLVVVYILYLIAVAWWQPQRMPAMPSAERAQHHAAGLGRLLLAGLLPPLLLIVAVLGSIMAGIATPTEAAAVGAVGALLLAALRRQLGLAQLREVVQGTAQVSSMVFMILIGASLFSLVFGAFHGDELVHRLLQGLPGGAFGAMFVVMLLMFLLGFILDFIEIIFVVVPIVGPVLLAMGLDPVWLGVMMAVNLQTSFLTPPFGFALFYLRGVAPPQVRTLDIYRGVVPFILIQLTVLALVAFWPSLATWLPVAVYGN